Proteins from a single region of Pseudodesulfovibrio portus:
- a CDS encoding cytochrome b/b6 domain-containing protein, translating into MNRHQMKKIYLYSKFERFWHWFQAVMIILLLLTGFEVHGSIELFGFKKGVDLHNLFGLTWLGMFLFFVFWMFVTHEYKQYIPTTRKLLEVAMYYASGIFKGEPHPVHKSKAAKHNPMQRLTYLGLTAVLLPFQMVTGVLYWGYNDWADWGLPWLSLDVVALLHLIGGFSILIFLVVHIYMTTTGHTVTAHVAAMFSGWEEVPEDFEVAEWEKKAERR; encoded by the coding sequence ATGAATCGACACCAGATGAAAAAGATATACCTGTACTCCAAGTTCGAGCGGTTCTGGCACTGGTTCCAGGCCGTCATGATCATCCTGCTCCTGCTCACCGGGTTCGAGGTCCACGGCTCCATCGAGCTCTTCGGCTTCAAGAAGGGCGTGGACCTGCACAACCTGTTCGGCCTGACCTGGCTCGGCATGTTCCTGTTCTTCGTGTTCTGGATGTTCGTCACCCATGAATACAAACAGTACATCCCCACCACCAGGAAACTCCTGGAAGTGGCCATGTACTATGCCTCCGGCATATTCAAGGGCGAACCCCACCCGGTGCACAAGTCCAAGGCGGCCAAGCACAATCCCATGCAGCGGCTGACCTACCTGGGACTGACTGCGGTCCTGCTGCCGTTCCAGATGGTCACGGGCGTCCTGTATTGGGGCTACAACGATTGGGCGGACTGGGGACTTCCCTGGCTCAGCCTGGACGTGGTCGCCCTGCTGCACCTCATCGGCGGGTTCTCCATTCTCATCTTCCTGGTGGTCCATATCTACATGACCACCACCGGGCACACGGTCACCGCGCATGTCGCGGCCATGTTCTCCGGTTGGGAAGAGGTGCCCGAGGACTTCGAGGTGGCGGAATGGGAAAAGAAGGCCGAGCGCCGGTAA